Proteins encoded by one window of Melospiza georgiana isolate bMelGeo1 chromosome 18, bMelGeo1.pri, whole genome shotgun sequence:
- the SERPIND1 gene encoding heparin cofactor 2 produces the protein MKFLFQLLAFAVIITSTFCGVKDVTEHFESLKGAQPHENGTYMPNLPLEFHKENTITNDLIPEEEEEEDYLDIDKILGEDDYSDVIDAAPHMVSEVQQGNILELFQGKTRIQRLNILNANFGFNLYRSVADKASSSDNIIMAPVGISTAMAMISLGLKDQTQQEVLSVLGFEDFINASSKYELMTVHNLFRKLTHRLFRRNFGFTLRSVNDLYIHKDFSVLNDFKTNMKTYYFADAQAADFSDPSFIAKTNERILKLTKGLIKEALVNINPTTLMMILNCLYFKGTWENKFPVEMTTKRSFRLNEKQTVKVPMMQTKGTFLAAADPELDCSIIQLPFVGNISMLVVLPHKLAGMKALEKQITPQVVEKWQKSMTNRTREVVLPKFKLEKTYNLIDYLRSMGIEELFNGNGDYSGISDEKITIDRFNHQGTITVNEEGTEAAAITTVGFMPLSTQIRFVVDRPFLFLIYEHRTSCLLFMGRVANPATS, from the exons ATGAAGTTCCTATTTCAATTGCTTGCCTTTGCTGTCATCATAACCTCCACATTTTGTGGAGTCAAGGATGTCACTGAGCATTTTGAAAGCCTTAAAGGTGCACAGCCACACGAAAATGGGACTTACATGCCCAACCTACCACTCGAgtttcacaaagaaaacacCATCACTAATGACttgattcctgaagaggaggaggaagaggactACCTAGACATTGATAAGATACTGGGTGAAGATGACTACAGTGATGTTATTGATGCTGCCCCACACATGGTTTCTGAAGTTCAACAAGGAAATATTCTTGAGCTATTCCAAGGCAAAACCAGAATCCAGCGCCTCAATATCCTCAATGCAAACTTTGGCTTCAACCTTTACCGCAGCGTGGCAGACAAGGCCAGCTCCTCAGACAACATTATCATGGCTCCTGTTGGTATTTCCACTGCAATGGCTATGATTTCCCTGGGTCTGAAGGATCAAACCCAGCAGGAAGTGCTATCAGTTCTTGGCTTTGAAGACTTCATTAATGCCAGCAGCAAATACGAGCTCATGACCGTTCACAACCTCTTCCGCAAGCTCACCCATCGGCTCTTCAGGCGCAACTTCGGCTTCACGCTGAGGTCTGTCAATGACCTTTACATCCATAAAGACTTTTCTGTCCTCAATGATTTCAAAACCAACATGAAAACATACTACTTTGCTGATGCCCAAGCAGCTGATTTCTCAGATCCCAGCTTCATAGCCAAAACCAATGAACGCATCTTAAAGCTGACCAAGGGATTAATAAAGGAAGCTCTTGTGAATATCAACCCTACAACACTGATGATGATTCTTAATTGTCTTTACTTTAAAG GAACCTGGGAGAACAAGTTTCCAGTGGAGATGACCACGAAGCGAAGTTTCCGGCTGAACGAGAAGCAGACGGTGAAGGTGCCCATGATGCAGACCAAGGGCaccttcctggctgctgctgacccCGAGCTGGACTGCAGCATCATCCAGCTGCCCTTCGTGGGCAACATCAGCATGCTCGTGGTGCTCCCACACAAACTGGCTGGCATGAAAGCCCTCGAGAAGCAGATCACACCTCAAGTGGTGGAAAAGTGGCAGAAGAGCATGACAAACAG aaCAAGAGAAGTGGTTCTGCCTAAATTTAAGCTGGAGAAGACTTATAACTTGATTGATTATCTGAGATCCATGGGAATAGAAGAACTGTTCAATGGAAACGGAGACTACTCTGGTATATCAGATGAGAAGATCACCATTGACAGG TTCAATCACCAAGGCACAATCACAGTGAATGAGGagggcacagaggctgcagcaaTAACCACGGTGGGGTTCATGCCTCTCTCCACCCAGATCCGCTTCGTGGTGGATCGCCCATTCCTGTTCCTGATCTACGAGCACCGCACCAGCTGCCTCCTCTTCATGGGCAGAGTGGCCAACCCAGCCACATCTTAA